The sequence below is a genomic window from Acidobacteriota bacterium.
CAACGCTTACGCCGATGTTCGGGTTCGCTTTGACGACTGCTACTTCACTCTTCCAGTCGTCACCTTCATCGGCGGTGTAGATGATGCCGAACACGCGATCGTTCTGGATGCGGCCGTCGAGGATCTTCTCCAAATCCTTCTGGAGCTGGTAGCACGGCCCGCTGCGATCGCTTCCCGCCGTGGTGATGACCAGCAATAGCGGATTATCGCGGGCGCCCATGCCCGTTTTCATCGTGTCGTAGAGCTCGTCAGTAGCGTGCTCGTGGTACTCGTCTACGACCGCGCAGCTCGGTGAAGCACCATCGCCAGGCTTCCCGATGACCGGCTCGAAGCGGCTGCCGTTCGCCGGGATGGTCAGCGACTTCGCATTGACCTGGATGCCGAAAGCCTTGCGGAACGCAGCCGTCCGCTCGGCCATGAGCCGAGCCGGCCGGAACACTTCCCAAGCCTGCTTCTCGGTGGTCGCACCCGAATAGACCTCGGCACCGTATTCACGGTCCGCCGCGAACTTCACATTGCAGACTGCGGCTGCCCATGTGCTCTTCGCGTTCTTGCGCGAGACGAAGATGTCCGCTTCCTGGAAGCGGTACACATTCTTGTTAGCCTTCTCGACCCATCCGAACAGCGAGCAGGTGATAAAGCTCTGCCACGATTCGAGCTTGATGTTTTCGCGCTGGAGGGCCCACTTGCCCTTGACGTGCGGCAGCGCTTCAATGAGCTGGCAGACATCCTCAGCCCGCTGCACGGCGATGGTGAAGCGGAAGTCGTCCGTCTTCGCGCGCTCGAGATCATAGAGGTGGCGCTTGCACGCCAGCTTCGCCCATTTGCATGCGATGATCGTTCCGGCTACTACCTGCTGCGCATAGTCGTTGGCCGCGGCCCAGTGCGGTCCGCTAGTTCGGGCGCTCGCCTTCCGTGCCCGCGGACTTCGCGAGCTTGGTGAAGATGCTTTCTTCTTCTGGACGCTTGGGGACACTGATCTTCGACCTGTCTGCAGGCTTCAGCCCGAAACTTCCGAGCAAGTTGTTGAGTTGTGCGACTTCGCCGACGCTCGCGCCATGGCGTCCGCCGATTCCTTCTTCCCTAACCTTTGAGGCGATCTTGCACATCAGCTCGAACGAGATGCGGTCCGCGTTCGTCGCAACGCCGGCGGGGATCTGCGCTGAAATCTCGAACCACATCGCCTTCTCTTCCTTCTCGAAAGACTCCGGCGGATCGCCGAGCGGACCGGTTGGCCGCGGTTCGTTCTCGCGTCCCTTGCGGCGCTGAGGATCCTTCTTGAAAGCGCCGTTCAGCTCGAGGATTTCGGTCGGTTTCCTTGGCCTACCCATGGCGAAACCCCACATTTCATAACTATGGTTTTGCGGATGTAAAAATCTAAGTGTCACACGGTCTAGCGCTGAGAGGGTCTAGAGATTCCACCCTCCCCCATCACTATGATGACAGAGGAGATGCGCTGGCATTGCCGAAGCCACCATCTTCTCTTGCTGTCTTTAAACTGTGGCAATGTGAGCACAGTGGCTGATGGTTGGCCGGGTCCCACATCAGGTGTGAGTTGCCACGGTGCGGGACCCTGTGGTCAGTGACAGTCGCTGTGACCTGCTCGCCGCCGTGCTCGCCACGTGGATCAGCGCAGAACCTGTTGACTCGCAGATAGCCTTGCGAGTAGAGCTGCCAGCGCCTGTCGTAACCGCGAGCAGCAGCGCTCGGACGCCCATCCTTGCGCTGATGCGCATCGCAGCGTCCGCTCCTGGTTGCGAACTCTCTACATCCACCAGGATTGCCGCACGGTACCTTAGCGGCCCATGGCATTGGCGTTCGCCTTCACCATGATGCACGCAGTTGGAACGCGGATGATCATGTCATGGCACAGCAGCTCGCCTGGCGTCTGCCCATCTTCACACCAGCCTTGGTAGTACTCGACCTTCTTGATGCAGTAGGTCGGGACCACATAGTGCGCAGCGCTGATGTTTGGCCGCGTTCGCAACTGCGGAGGATTCTTTACTGGACGAACAACTACATGCTTGACGCGCGCGCATCCGACGATGAGCAACAACAGCGAGATGAGCGCTAAGTTCTTCATGACGATTCTGGAAGCGGCGTCTGGAGTTGAACCAGATAAGTGACGGCTTATGAGACCGTCGAGCGCACCGTAGCTCAATCACCGCATCAGTGAATCAGAAACATGCCGCTGTTCTTTTCCTCGAACATCGGCTTGCTGTGGCAGCTTCGGCAATACTTGTCGGTCGAGCCGCGCGGCCTGCGGAAGTCGTACCCACAGCCTTGGCAGATTTTGTTATCCAGCACTTGGCCGCTGGATGGTACGCGATGGTCACTTGCGCTGAGCGCGTCCTGCACGACGGAACCACCGCCACTGTTTCCGTGGAACGATGCGCTTCTCGTGTTGTCGCGAACGAGCTTCATTAGAAGTTTTGCCGGCCGGGATGAAGATGGACAAGATGAGGACGAGTAGGACGAACACAGTGCCTGCTCCGAAATCAGGCGGCACCGACAGGCGCAGGAAGCGCGCCGAGGCCAGCATGATTTTCCGCCCAGCCGCGAACGAGCGACTCCGCATGTTCGGAGCCGGCAACGAACTGCTCCATCACTCCCATGCGCCCGGCTTTATTGCCGCTGATCTTCAGCGACCGATCACGCATGTTCCACGGACGCTCGCTCGCGTTGGCGCTGTCGTCTTTGCGCGCCATGGGCATCTCGCACTTCAGGCAGTTCACTGGGCCATCGATTTCTAGCGCTGCGATGGGTGAGAGGAGGCGCTCGGCGAAGCAGTTCGAGCAGGAATATTCGTACTGTGCGTGACGCTCCACCATCACGATGCGGATCGCCGTGCCTTTGTTGATGGTCACGGCCGAGCCTTCTTCGACCATGCGCATCGCTTCACCGAATGGGACCGAGAATGATGGCATGAACGCGCTGGGAGCGTTGATGCGATACACACCCACCTCAGCAGCTTCTTTCAGCCTGCGCATCGGTGCTCCCTGTTTTTGAGGTAAGGAATCCCTACTCATGTAGGGTGGGAGCTTGTGTGCCGCGCTCTCCTCCGGCTTTTCTGGCCAACTTACTTAGGGCAGAAAACCTATTGGGCTGGGATTAACAATTCGACAATGAGGCAAGATGGAACCAAGGTCAAGAACTTTGTCCACGAACGTAAAGCGAAGAGATTGTTCTACGTGGAACCTATCGCTCCATGCTCGCGCAACCATGCCAGAACGTCATCGCTCGACCGCGCGATTATGTAGGCGTGGCCGTCCGCTTCGACCTGCTGCTGGAAGCTGACCTGTTCCGGGCTTTGGCGACCAGTTGCCGACTTGCATTCTATCCAGAGATTCCGGCTGAAGCGGCAGTAGGTCAGGCTGGAGCACTGCACCTTGGGGAAGGCCAGCACGTCGGCCATCCCTTTCACGCCGAAGCTCACCGGACGCCCGCTCGCGCCCAGCAGCGCGCCTGAGTTCATCCGGTAGGCGAGGATGCGCTCAGCGGCCAGCAGGTCGAGAACAGCGCGTTGCACCGCGGCTTCTGGCTTCAGTGGTTGGAAGTTCACGCTCCGACTCCTTCCGCCAGTGGTAATCTTTGCTGCGTCATGGCCACCGCGGCGGCATCGTTGAGCCAAACGACTTCCGTTCTCCGCCGCGCACCGTCGGCCATGTGCGAGCGATCGAACCGCTTCCAGTCTGGGAAAAGCTCATCGTCGTATAGGTCACACGGGTAGCCCGAGAGCACAACCATCCCTTTTGCCGAGCGCAGCACAGCGGCCAGTTCGCGGTGCTGGTCGTCGCTCATCTCGTGCCGATAACCGCGATGCGTTCCGCCGGCATCGAACCCGCGAGTGGAATGGACATAGGGCGGGTCGACATAATGGAGGGTCGAGTCGCCATCGTGCTCGCGGATCACACGCGAAGCATCTCGTTTTTCAATGATGACGCCTTGCAGCCGCTTGATGATCACTGAGAGGTGCTGCGGGTATGTGTGCCAGTCGCCGGCGGGAATTGAGCGCCGGTTCTTCTTTGAGTACGTGCGGAATCCTGTCCTCTGAGGGGTGAGGTCTCTGTTCTGCCTGGTCAAATTCCCGCCAAAGCCCATATAGCTGCGAACGACAGTGCGGCGCGCTTGCTCTAGTGGATTGCGAGATAGTTTGAAGCTTAGATGGAACTCGGTCCTCGAATAGGGCGTTAACTCGAGCGCGCGGAGCAAGGCTGCGCCGCGGTCACGCACGATGCGGAAAAGCGAGACAATCTCGTCGTCGAGGTCGTTGTAGGAGGTGCCGCCGGCGCCACAGAACAGGTCGGCGGCGTAGATCTGGCGGCGCTTAGGCATTGGCTGCCTCGGCGCCGGTCAGCTCACGTATTTCCCACAGCTCTTCGACAGCAACATTCAAAGCGCGCGCCAGCTTCAATGCGTTCGTCAGCGTTGGTTCCTTTCCTTTTTCGCAGCGGCAGATGGTCGCAGCGTCGACGCCGCTGATTTCCTCGAGTGCGCGCATCGAGAGTTCGGCTGAGAGCCGCGCAGCCTTGATGCGGTTAGTGATCACCGTGACGCGAACGTTTTTTAGCTGCAGCGTCATGATCGTCTCGCTCTCCGTGCGGCTGCTGCCATTGCCAGCTTTGCCAGTTCACTCTGTGATGGCTTCTTTGTGGCAGGATCCGGCGCGTCATACGAACGGAAGTACGGCGATGGCTTCTTCGCCTCGTCCACCACGCGCAGCACCTGGTAAAGGTCGCTACTTGTCGCTGGCACTCTTCCGCTCCTTCACTTCGCGCTTCACCCAATCGATTTCGAAGCCTGACCGCTCCGCGGCGTCGGTGACGATCGCTTTCAGCCCGGTAGTGACCGGTTGGAACGACCGCTGTGCAGCTTCGCGGTCATCAGCTCGCGCTTCCGCACGCCGCCGCTGCTCGATGCTAGCCTGCGCCGCTTTCGCTTCTTCCCGAACTTGCTCAGCGGTTCGTTCCAACTCGTGCCTCCTGTCGCATGCGCTCTTCGCGCTGCCATTCCTTGTCCTCAGCCAGCGGCGTGCCGTACTGATTCAGCGGACCGTTGCCCCAGTAGCGCATCAGCTCCGGGACCCACTGGTGAAAGAGCATCCCCAGCCGCGCGGAAGATTCGTAGTGGTAGCCGACCATCGTGCGGACCTGCTCGACCGTCACCTTGGGATTCGAGGCGAGCCACTTCGCCAGCGCCTTCGCGGCGCGGCCATCCCACGGGACCACGTCGATCGCCATGTGCAGCGCAGCTGAGTGCTGCTCGCGGATGTAGTCCCTCACGGGACCGTGCCTCGAATCGACGGCTGCCAGCGCGACAGCGCTGGAAGGTTTAGTCTTAATAGAGTCTTGAATAAGTCTTACTTCCTTATTGCTGTACGCTGTGGGCGTAGGGGTACACGCTGTGGGCGTAGGGGTACACGCTGTGGGCGTACTCTTTTCAGACCGGTTACTAGACGCTGTGAGCGGTAGGTCTGTGGATTCAGAGGATTGCTTTTTCTTCCCGACCGCCAGCAGGACGTAGACCGATTCCTTCCCCGGTACCACCTGGCGCTTGATGAGCCCGCAGCCCTCGAGCTTGGTCACGTAACGCTGCACCGTGTCATGCGAGATGCCGAAGGTAGCCGCGATCTCACGCTGGCTCTTCGAGCAGCGCCCGCTCACGTTCGAGGCGTGCCGCCCCATGAACATGTAGATCGCGTAGCCGTAGGCCCCAATGCGCGCGGCGTAGAGGTCGAGCACCTCGTTGTCCGCCCAGTGGTGGCCGGGCTTGCGCTCGTCGCGCACCTGGAAGGTGTCGCTCAATCGCTGCCGCCTTCCCACAGGATCTCTTCCTCGCAGACGGCGAGCGCACCGTTGTGCTTGCGCCACCAACACCAGCCGGTCGGCAGGAAGAATCCCCAGCGGCGGCACCGCCGGCCAACGATCACCAGCGTCCACGCCTTCTTTCCGTCTGGAAGGACGAAGCGGTGCCTCCACTCCGCCGGCCGCACGAGCACGTCGCCGCGGCGATGCGGAACCACGGTGACTTTGCCGTCTATCGACTGGTCGTGGACCTCGTCGTAGCCGCCGGCGAGCAGTATCGAGATGAACGGCCACGGATGATCATGCAGCGCGCGGCCATAGTCGCTCCGGCACAGGTGGTGCAGATACACACCGATCGCGGGCAGCCGGAAGAGGATGTAGCGCACCAGAAGCGGGTTATCGTCCGCGCCGATGACGCGCCTCTGGAAGAGCGTGAGAGGGCCAAGCCTCATACGCGCACCGATGCCTTCCGTTGCTCCGCGGCGTCATGGTCGTAGTAGTAGCGCCCATCGAACTCGCGGCGTCCGAGTACCTTGATGTGGACAGAGCAGTCGAGTGCGAGATGCGCCTCTAACCAGGTCACGGTCCATCCACGCTGAGCCATCCAGCCGACGAACTCGGCAGGGCGCACATAGTTGCGCCGATGAGCGAATTCGATGGCCTCGGAAACGATGGCGCCCGGAGATAGCGTCCTCATGCGCGCGCCTCCGGGTACTGATTCCACTCACGGCCATCGAGAAGTCGGCCAGCGGCATGTTTCCCGACGCGCAGCATGTTCACTGCGAAAGCAGGTTCGCCGGCGTGGAACACGATCTCGCGAGTCGATGGCTTCATGGTGGAAGGCATCGGGACACTGATCTTCAGGTACGGCTTTCGACCTTGCCGATATTCGATGGGCTGCCACGCACCCCACTGCTTGAAGAAGAACGCTACCTTCGCGGCGCGGCACTGATCGCGCAGCGCTAGCGCCCAAGCAGGATGCATCGGGCGCGCGCCAGGTCCGCTCTCGCCGCCGCCGACCACCCAGTCGAGTCCTGGGATGGCAGGCTCTCCGCCATCAAAACCGCGCAGCCAATCAACGTTCACTTCCGGCTGGTCGCGTTCTTTGAGAATGATCGGTCCAAGCAGCGGTTCGGCGGATATCCAGCGCACCGCTGCCGGCATGTTCAGCAGCAGTGGGATGCGAGCGTCGGCGCTCTCTTGGTCCTCTACGCTCACGCCAAGCCACACGTTCGGCAGCGGCCATGCCGGAGGATCTTCGTCCTTCGAGACAGCGATGCCAGCTTCGGCATCGCTCAGAAACTGAAGAACAACGTTCGCCTCAACGCCGTAGTCTGGAACATCCCAGGGAAAGAGCTTGGGCCACGCGATATCACGCGCCCACGTGAAGAATTCCAGCATCCTCTGAGGGCGCTTCGTCAGCACCTGGAAGGTGTGCTGTGGCGAGAGAGCCATCACCGCAAACACCTTGGCGATGGTTTCGAACGGCAACTTCTCGTGAAAGAGGTCCGACATCGAATTCACAAAGATGCGCCGCGGCTTCTTCCATCGAATGGGGTCCGCTAGATGCTCCGGAACTAGCCTCACCCGCCCGGTCCAATGCGGCGCGGTGTGCTCCGCCGGTGTGCCCTGGCCGATGATCTTCAGCTCGGCGAGGCCTTCGT
It includes:
- a CDS encoding terminase large subunit, whose protein sequence is MSPSVQKKKASSPSSRSPRARKASARTSGPHWAAANDYAQQVVAGTIIACKWAKLACKRHLYDLERAKTDDFRFTIAVQRAEDVCQLIEALPHVKGKWALQRENIKLESWQSFITCSLFGWVEKANKNVYRFQEADIFVSRKNAKSTWAAAVCNVKFAADREYGAEVYSGATTEKQAWEVFRPARLMAERTAAFRKAFGIQVNAKSLTIPANGSRFEPVIGKPGDGASPSCAVVDEYHEHATDELYDTMKTGMGARDNPLLLVITTAGSDRSGPCYQLQKDLEKILDGRIQNDRVFGIIYTADEGDDWKSEVAVVKANPNIGVSVGREFLLNAQRGAIQSARKQNVFKTKHLNMWVNADVAWMNMAKWDAMGDAKLSLDAFKGEDVLCGLDLASRIDIASKARVFRRTIEGKHHYYVFCAHYLNSAAVEEGRGSHYQQWANEERLIVTDGNVTDYNTIIEGVVEDSKLFRVLEVPHDPYQSLPLMQTIQARADWDRGIVPVAIEQTVAKMSGPMKELEALVYDGRFHHDGDPVLGWMISNVVCHRDAKDNIFPRKEREENKIDGVIAILVALKRWMERPEGGSIYEREGLTTL
- a CDS encoding P27 family phage terminase small subunit, giving the protein MGRPRKPTEILELNGAFKKDPQRRKGRENEPRPTGPLGDPPESFEKEEKAMWFEISAQIPAGVATNADRISFELMCKIASKVREEGIGGRHGASVGEVAQLNNLLGSFGLKPADRSKISVPKRPEEESIFTKLAKSAGTEGERPN
- a CDS encoding DNA adenine methylase yields the protein MPKRRQIYAADLFCGAGGTSYNDLDDEIVSLFRIVRDRGAALLRALELTPYSRTEFHLSFKLSRNPLEQARRTVVRSYMGFGGNLTRQNRDLTPQRTGFRTYSKKNRRSIPAGDWHTYPQHLSVIIKRLQGVIIEKRDASRVIREHDGDSTLHYVDPPYVHSTRGFDAGGTHRGYRHEMSDDQHRELAAVLRSAKGMVVLSGYPCDLYDDELFPDWKRFDRSHMADGARRRTEVVWLNDAAAVAMTQQRLPLAEGVGA
- a CDS encoding helix-turn-helix domain-containing protein: MTLQLKNVRVTVITNRIKAARLSAELSMRALEEISGVDAATICRCEKGKEPTLTNALKLARALNVAVEELWEIRELTGAEAANA
- a CDS encoding helix-turn-helix domain-containing protein, whose amino-acid sequence is MSDTFQVRDERKPGHHWADNEVLDLYAARIGAYGYAIYMFMGRHASNVSGRCSKSQREIAATFGISHDTVQRYVTKLEGCGLIKRQVVPGKESVYVLLAVGKKKQSSESTDLPLTASSNRSEKSTPTACTPTPTACTPTPTAYSNKEVRLIQDSIKTKPSSAVALAAVDSRHGPVRDYIREQHSAALHMAIDVVPWDGRAAKALAKWLASNPKVTVEQVRTMVGYHYESSARLGMLFHQWVPELMRYWGNGPLNQYGTPLAEDKEWQREERMRQEARVGTNR
- a CDS encoding phage Gp37/Gp68 family protein, with the translated sequence MATNTSIEWTDATWNPIRGCSRVSEGCRHCYAEAVAARFSGAGQAYEGLAELKIIGQGTPAEHTAPHWTGRVRLVPEHLADPIRWKKPRRIFVNSMSDLFHEKLPFETIAKVFAVMALSPQHTFQVLTKRPQRMLEFFTWARDIAWPKLFPWDVPDYGVEANVVLQFLSDAEAGIAVSKDEDPPAWPLPNVWLGVSVEDQESADARIPLLLNMPAAVRWISAEPLLGPIILKERDQPEVNVDWLRGFDGGEPAIPGLDWVVGGGESGPGARPMHPAWALALRDQCRAAKVAFFFKQWGAWQPIEYRQGRKPYLKISVPMPSTMKPSTREIVFHAGEPAFAVNMLRVGKHAAGRLLDGREWNQYPEARA